A window from Solanum stenotomum isolate F172 chromosome 5, ASM1918654v1, whole genome shotgun sequence encodes these proteins:
- the LOC125864330 gene encoding cytochrome P450 76A2 isoform X1, with the protein MEWEWSYLFFSSIILLPVFILFFSRKKSTKCSYKLPPGPPGLPFFGNMFELGTEPYKRMSVLKQKYGPVLWLKLGTSTKIMVVQTAQAAEELFKNHDISFADRFIHDANQAHSYYQGSLSLAPYGSFWRFQRRICTVEMFVHKRISETVPVRRRCVDNMLKWIEKEANSAEKGSGIEVTRLVFLASFNMVGNLVMSKDLADPESEEVSEFFNAMKGIMEWSGIANVSDIFPFLRKFDLQNLRKKMARDMGKAIEIMSMFLKEREEERKKGVEKGNDFLDVLFEFEGTGKDEPTKLSEHEIKIFVLEMFLAGSETTSSSVEWALTELLRHPQAMAKVKTEISKVVGLNNKFEESDIENLPYMQAVIKESLRLHPPLPFLIPRETIQDTKFMGYDVPKGTQVLINAWALGRDPECWDDPMSFKPERFLGSKIDVKGQHYGLIPFGAGRRMCVGLPLGYRMMQFALGSLLHQFDWELPDGVTPKSINMDESMGVTARKRDSLKVIPIKA; encoded by the exons ATGGAATGGGAATGGAGTTAtctgtttttttcttcaatcaTTTTGTTACCAGTTTTCATCCTATTTTTTTCTAGGAAAAAGAGTACTAAATGTTCCTACAAATTACCTCCAGGACCACCTGGATTACCATTTTTTGGTAACATGTTTGAACTAGGAACAGAGCCATACAAAAGAATGTCAGTTCTAAAACAGAAATATGGTCCTGTTTTGTGGTTAAAACTTGGCACCTCAACAAAAATTATGGTTGTTCAAACAGCTCAGGCTGCTGAAGAGTTATTCAAGAACCATGATATTTCCTTTGCGGATCGATTCATACATGATGCAAATCAGGCACATAGTTACTATCAAGGGTCCTTGTCTTTAGCCCCATATGGCTCATTTTGGCGCTTTCAGAGACGGATATGTACTGTGGAAATGTTTGTACACAAAAGAATCAGTGAAACAGTGCCAGTAAGGCGCAGATGTGTGGATAATATGTTAAAATGGATAGAGAAAGAAGCGAATTCTGCTGAAAAAGGAAGTGGGATTGAGGTAACGCGTTTAGTATTCCTTGCATCGTTTAATATGGTAGGGAATTTGGTTATGTCGAAAGACTTGGCTGATCCAGAATCTGAGGAGGTCTCGGAGTTCTTCAATGCCATGAAGGGAATCATGGAGTGGTCAGGTATTGCTAATGTTTCTGACATATTTCCGTTTCTTAGAAAGTTTGATTTAcaaaatttgaggaagaagatGGCGCGAGACATGGGGAAGGCCATTGAGATCATGTCTATGTTTCTCAAGGAACGCGAGGAAGAACGAAAGAAGGGTGTGGAGAAGGGGAATGATTTCTTGGATGTGTTATTTGAATTTGAGGGTACTGGAAAAGATGAACCAACTAAATTATCAGAACACGAGATCAAAATATTCGTGTTg GAAATGTTTTTAGCTGGTTCAGAGACGACGAGTAGCAGTGTAGAATGGGCACTAACAGAGCTTTTGCGCCATCCACAAGCAATGGCCAAAGTGAAAACAGAGATATCAAAAGTAGTAGGATTGAACAACAAGTTTGAAGAAAGTGACATCGAAAATCTTCCTTATATGCAAGCTGTAATCAAAGAATCACTTCGTTTACATCCTCCTCTCCCTTTCTTGATCCCAAGAGAGACAATTCAAGATACCAAGTTCATGGGGTATGACGTTCCAAAAGGCACTCAAGTCTTGATAAATGCCTGGGCGCTTGGAAGAGATCCTGAATGTTGGGACGACCCTATGAGTTTCAAGCCCGAAAGGTTTCTTGGCTCAAAAATAGACGTGAAGGGTCAGCATTATGGGCTAATTCCATTTGGTGCTGGACGAAGAATGTGCGTTGGTTTGCCTTTAGGCTATCGAATGATGCAATTTGCTCTGGGATCATTGCTTCACCAATTCGATTGGGAGCTTCCCGATGGTGTCACTCCTAAATCTATCAATATGGATGAAAGCATGGGAGTAACAGCCAGAAAACGCGACTCTTTGAAAGTGATACCAATAAAGGCTTGA